A genome region from Bombus pyrosoma isolate SC7728 linkage group LG14, ASM1482585v1, whole genome shotgun sequence includes the following:
- the LOC122575246 gene encoding pentatricopeptide repeat-containing protein 2, mitochondrial-like, translating to MATSLRGLCRLNISLANNAFLKYNFINVGVRCMYTERDLGVSSYENTRYVFRNQFMTIENTFREKMKEICQDQNGVIYTEDLKAMIHLAQANENDMQLLNGMLEKYIQNQEEKKFGKYVFGPVVMRMYYHLNQPQYALEAFDNGALKESFDYRTSFRILMCLLYKNGMFKEMRQVYQKVLDKKGIDYIGSSNVLMYAGCLKENTLEALEFALNHWKEQYDKTKSSIRSCALLSCLAIKNNKPEIALDVLSTVPLDRVMSIRGLKMLAYAHLGRYIQIIPLLKYGLEQDIIGSKPFYFFADVMYELEEKLKTEDVEEGKQLLNLIEQAKKHDFIQTSYTLEEFILRPMMFSLRLRGNLQNMEDRTRIRNRPSYSLQEKTELKNYL from the exons ATGGCGACCAGTCTTCGAGGACTTTgtagattaaatatttctttggcAAATAATgcatttcttaaatataattttataaatg tTGGGGTTCGGTGTATGTATACGGAACGAGACTTAGGCGTATCATCGTATGAGAATACGAGATACGTATTTCGCAATCAGTTTATGACgatagaaaatacatttcgtgaaaaaatgaaggaaatatGTCAGGATCAGAATGGAGTGATATATACAGAGGATTTAAAAGCAATGATACATTTAGCACAAGCTAATGAAAATGATATGCAACTGTTAAATGGTATGTTAGAGAAATACATTCAGaatcaagaagaaaagaagtttggtaaatatgtatttggaCCAGTTGTAATGAGAATGTATTATCATTTGAATCAACCACAATACGCCTTGGAGGCATTTGATAATGGTGCATTGAAAGAAAGCTTTGATTACCGCACATCCTTCCGCATTTTAATGtgtttgttatataaaaatggtaTGTTCAAAGAAATGAGACAGGTGTACCAGAAAGTTTTGGATAAGAAAGGTATAGATTACATTGGGAGCTCTAACGTCTTAATGTATGCAGGATGTCTGAAGGAG aatactCTAGAGGCACTAGAATTCGCATTGAATCATTGGAAAGAGCAGTATGATAAAACAAAGTCTTCTATAAGAAGTTGTGCATTGCTATCATGTTTagcgattaaaaataataaacctGAAATAGCTCTGGACGTATTAAGTACAGTACCATTAGACAGAGTTATGAGTATTAGGGGTCTTAAAATGTTGGCATATGCGCATTTGGGaagatatatacaaataattccTCTCTTGAAATATGGATTAGAACAAGATATTATTGGTAGTAAacctttctattttttcgcTGATGTG ATGTATGAACTGGAAGAGAAATTGAAGACAGAAGATGTAGAAGAAGGAAAGCAACTACTTAATTTAATAGAACAAGCAAAAAAGCATGATTTTATTCAAACCAGT tatacTTTGGAAGAATTTATACTAAGGCCAATGATGTTTTCACTCCGACTTAGAGGAAACTTACAAAATATGGAAGACAGAACGAGGATTAGAAATCGTCCCTCATACTCATTACAAGAGAaaactgaattaaaaaattatttgtaa
- the LOC122575233 gene encoding protein POLR1D-like isoform X1 → MDDETLNRLAVEALLEEAKIGAKRAEIMGPSGWIKPKESINKRFLHSTLRNVVLSNKYQLKRRSEKQLHISESTLKIKSFSIMKICHLVPIK, encoded by the exons ATGGATGATGAAACATTAAACAG aCTTGCAGTTGAGGCATTATTAGAAGAAGCTAAGATTGGAGCAAAAAGAGCAGAAATAATGGGACCCAGTGGATGGATAAAACCAAAGGAatctattaataaaagatttcttcATTCAACATTACGTAATGTTGTTCTTTCaaacaaatatcaattaaaaagaagaagtgaGAAACAATTGCATATATCCGAGAGTacattaaa GATTAAATCATTCAGTATCATGAAAATATGTCATTTAGTACCTATTAAGTAA
- the LOC122575233 gene encoding protein POLR1D-like isoform X2, which yields MDDETLNRLAVEALLEEAKIGAKRAEIMGPSGWIKPKESINKRFLHSTLRNVVLSNKYQLKRRSEKQLHISESTLK from the exons ATGGATGATGAAACATTAAACAG aCTTGCAGTTGAGGCATTATTAGAAGAAGCTAAGATTGGAGCAAAAAGAGCAGAAATAATGGGACCCAGTGGATGGATAAAACCAAAGGAatctattaataaaagatttcttcATTCAACATTACGTAATGTTGTTCTTTCaaacaaatatcaattaaaaagaagaagtgaGAAACAATTGCATATATCCGAGAGTacattaaagtaa
- the LOC122575232 gene encoding uncharacterized protein LOC122575232 isoform X1 has translation MNLINYKMMEDPELIALNKLKNELVAKAKNLVEKLKEQENQQEVVTLNLPRTTESGNNTKEKLQGQYTHILCNVSCGVSGITFKDTDKKWLHDNVYKYTTCLKTKALNLYVELTVKLEGENEFEICDITCHFINIDKCYMLEIESWVQNMTRMKNFSLLTSAISQYSEENMVRKRILDKLNDGKYVSCKQCKEENGGFLVHIHSTENVKQVYLILQWSVLFSERYWKMEHHFVVNPEKTDNICNQHFPLTAKFAQENQSLLQNFCKPNLTKENVIDLWDDLCSVIDMYEDNNQSEIDDDME, from the exons atgaatttgataaattataa AATGATGGAAGATCCTGAATTGattgcattaaataaattaaaaaatgagcTTGTTGCAAAAGCAAAGAACttagttgaaaaattaaaagaacagGAAAATCAGCAAGAAGTTGTTACGTTAaa TTTGCCAAGGACTACAGAATCTGGTAATaacacaaaagaaaaattacagggacaatatacacatatactatgtaatgtttcTTGCGGAGTCTCTGGTATAACATTTAAGGATACAGATAAGAAATGGTTACATGATAATGTCTATAAATATACAACTTGTTTGAAAACGAAAgctttaaatttatatgtagAGTTAACAGTAAAATTGGAG GGTGAaaacgaatttgaaatttgtgaTATAACatgtcattttataaatattgataaatgttatatgttgGAGATTGAATCTTGGGTACAAAATATGACTAGAATGAAAAACTTTTCACTTCTTACATCTG CAATTTCACAATACAGTGAGGAAAACATGGTAAGAAAAAGGATACTTGATAAGTTGAACGATGGGAAGTATGTAAGTTGTAAACAgtgtaaagaagaaaatggtgGATTTTTAGTACATATACATTCAACTGAAAATGTAAAGCAGGTGTATTTAATACTTCAATGGTCAGTATTGTTTTCGGAGCGGTATTGGAAAATGGAGCACCATTTTGTCGTAAATCCTGAAAAAACtgataatatatgtaatcaGCACTTTCCTCTTACTGCAAAGTTTGCACAAGAAAATCAATCTTTGCTGCAAAATTTTTGCAAACCAAACCttacaaaagaaaatgtcATTGACTTATGGGATGATCTATGTTCTGTTATTGACATGTATGAAGATAATAATCAGTCGGAAATTGACGATGATATGgagtaa
- the LOC122575232 gene encoding uncharacterized protein LOC122575232 isoform X3: MNLINYKMMEDPELIALNKLKNELVAKAKNLVEKLKEQENQQEVVTLNLPRTTESGNNTKEKLQGQYTHILCNVSCGVSGITFKDTDKKWLHDNVYKYTTCLKTKALNLYVELTVKLEGENEFEICDITCHFINIDKCYMLEIESWVQNMTRMKNFSLLTSAISQYSEENMVRKRILDKLNDGKYVYLILQWSVLFSERYWKMEHHFVVNPEKTDNICNQHFPLTAKFAQENQSLLQNFCKPNLTKENVIDLWDDLCSVIDMYEDNNQSEIDDDME; this comes from the exons atgaatttgataaattataa AATGATGGAAGATCCTGAATTGattgcattaaataaattaaaaaatgagcTTGTTGCAAAAGCAAAGAACttagttgaaaaattaaaagaacagGAAAATCAGCAAGAAGTTGTTACGTTAaa TTTGCCAAGGACTACAGAATCTGGTAATaacacaaaagaaaaattacagggacaatatacacatatactatgtaatgtttcTTGCGGAGTCTCTGGTATAACATTTAAGGATACAGATAAGAAATGGTTACATGATAATGTCTATAAATATACAACTTGTTTGAAAACGAAAgctttaaatttatatgtagAGTTAACAGTAAAATTGGAG GGTGAaaacgaatttgaaatttgtgaTATAACatgtcattttataaatattgataaatgttatatgttgGAGATTGAATCTTGGGTACAAAATATGACTAGAATGAAAAACTTTTCACTTCTTACATCTG CAATTTCACAATACAGTGAGGAAAACATGGTAAGAAAAAGGATACTTGATAAGTTGAACGATGGGAAGTAT GTGTATTTAATACTTCAATGGTCAGTATTGTTTTCGGAGCGGTATTGGAAAATGGAGCACCATTTTGTCGTAAATCCTGAAAAAACtgataatatatgtaatcaGCACTTTCCTCTTACTGCAAAGTTTGCACAAGAAAATCAATCTTTGCTGCAAAATTTTTGCAAACCAAACCttacaaaagaaaatgtcATTGACTTATGGGATGATCTATGTTCTGTTATTGACATGTATGAAGATAATAATCAGTCGGAAATTGACGATGATATGgagtaa
- the LOC122575232 gene encoding uncharacterized protein LOC122575232 isoform X2, which translates to MMEDPELIALNKLKNELVAKAKNLVEKLKEQENQQEVVTLNLPRTTESGNNTKEKLQGQYTHILCNVSCGVSGITFKDTDKKWLHDNVYKYTTCLKTKALNLYVELTVKLEGENEFEICDITCHFINIDKCYMLEIESWVQNMTRMKNFSLLTSAISQYSEENMVRKRILDKLNDGKYVSCKQCKEENGGFLVHIHSTENVKQVYLILQWSVLFSERYWKMEHHFVVNPEKTDNICNQHFPLTAKFAQENQSLLQNFCKPNLTKENVIDLWDDLCSVIDMYEDNNQSEIDDDME; encoded by the exons ATGATGGAAGATCCTGAATTGattgcattaaataaattaaaaaatgagcTTGTTGCAAAAGCAAAGAACttagttgaaaaattaaaagaacagGAAAATCAGCAAGAAGTTGTTACGTTAaa TTTGCCAAGGACTACAGAATCTGGTAATaacacaaaagaaaaattacagggacaatatacacatatactatgtaatgtttcTTGCGGAGTCTCTGGTATAACATTTAAGGATACAGATAAGAAATGGTTACATGATAATGTCTATAAATATACAACTTGTTTGAAAACGAAAgctttaaatttatatgtagAGTTAACAGTAAAATTGGAG GGTGAaaacgaatttgaaatttgtgaTATAACatgtcattttataaatattgataaatgttatatgttgGAGATTGAATCTTGGGTACAAAATATGACTAGAATGAAAAACTTTTCACTTCTTACATCTG CAATTTCACAATACAGTGAGGAAAACATGGTAAGAAAAAGGATACTTGATAAGTTGAACGATGGGAAGTATGTAAGTTGTAAACAgtgtaaagaagaaaatggtgGATTTTTAGTACATATACATTCAACTGAAAATGTAAAGCAGGTGTATTTAATACTTCAATGGTCAGTATTGTTTTCGGAGCGGTATTGGAAAATGGAGCACCATTTTGTCGTAAATCCTGAAAAAACtgataatatatgtaatcaGCACTTTCCTCTTACTGCAAAGTTTGCACAAGAAAATCAATCTTTGCTGCAAAATTTTTGCAAACCAAACCttacaaaagaaaatgtcATTGACTTATGGGATGATCTATGTTCTGTTATTGACATGTATGAAGATAATAATCAGTCGGAAATTGACGATGATATGgagtaa
- the LOC122575264 gene encoding probable 28S ribosomal protein S16, mitochondrial has product MPRLPLHPSSGIGISNAFYPRSIRFVRYGCANRPFYHIVVMPTKSGQHKPPIEQLGTYDPMPNKYNEKLIALNFERIQYWLGQNVTVSKPVAILLGLCGFFPIHPRTYMQAWRNRKKAAEEIEKNENGESESKTETEATG; this is encoded by the exons atgcCACGTTTACCATTGCATCCCTCATCGGGGATTGGTATTTCGAATGCTTTCTATCCTAGATCGATACGATTTGTTCGTTATGGATGTGCTAACAGACCTTTTTATCACATTGTTGTTATGCCT ACTAAAAGTGGACAACATAAACCCCCGATAGAACAACTAGGTACCTATGACCCTATGCcaaacaaatacaatgaaaaattaattgctttAAATTTCGAACGGATACAATATTGGTTGGGACAAAACGTAACAGTATCAAAACCAGTAGCAATATTATTAGGACTTTGTGGTTTCTTTCCAATACATCCAAGAACATATATGCAAGCATGGAGAAATCGAAAAAAAGCTgcagaagaaattgaaaaaaatgaaaatggagAATCAGAATCGAAAACAGAAACAGAGGCTACAGGCTAA